A window of Exiguobacterium sp. FSL W8-0210 contains these coding sequences:
- the tsaD gene encoding tRNA (adenosine(37)-N6)-threonylcarbamoyltransferase complex transferase subunit TsaD yields the protein MTQPLILAIESSCDETAAAVVRGGIDVLSNVVSSQIESHKRFGGVVPEVASRHHVERITYVIDDALTEANVTIDDIDAIAVTEGPGLVGALLVGVSAAKALAFAHDKPLIGVHHIAGHIYANRLVQELEFPLVCLIASGGHTELIYMPEDDVYEVIGETRDDAAGEAYDKVARTLKLPYPGGPRIDQLAQTGQDTFHFPRVWLEKDSYDFSFSGLKSAVINAVHNAEQRGETIIPEDLAASFQASVVEVLVTKAVRAVKDKGGRQLLLAGGVAANKGLRQGLEAACAKEGIDLVIPPMHLCGDNAAMIGAAAIHPYRALRYSTLAMNAEPGLDLK from the coding sequence ATGACACAACCATTGATTCTAGCAATCGAATCGAGTTGCGACGAAACGGCGGCTGCCGTCGTCCGTGGAGGAATCGACGTCTTATCGAACGTCGTCTCGTCTCAAATCGAAAGTCATAAACGATTCGGTGGCGTCGTGCCTGAAGTGGCTTCACGGCATCACGTCGAACGGATCACATACGTCATCGATGATGCCTTGACGGAAGCGAACGTCACGATTGACGATATCGATGCGATCGCCGTCACGGAAGGACCTGGACTGGTCGGAGCATTACTCGTTGGTGTCAGCGCAGCGAAGGCACTCGCCTTTGCGCATGATAAACCATTGATCGGTGTTCATCATATCGCAGGTCATATCTATGCGAATCGTCTCGTGCAAGAGCTTGAGTTTCCGCTCGTCTGTTTGATTGCATCAGGTGGGCACACGGAACTGATCTACATGCCGGAAGACGATGTATACGAAGTCATTGGTGAAACACGGGATGATGCCGCTGGGGAAGCCTATGATAAAGTTGCTCGGACGTTGAAGTTACCGTATCCAGGTGGTCCACGAATCGACCAATTGGCACAGACCGGTCAGGATACGTTCCATTTTCCGCGTGTCTGGCTCGAAAAGGATTCGTATGACTTTAGCTTCAGCGGTTTGAAGTCCGCAGTCATTAATGCCGTGCATAACGCCGAACAACGGGGGGAAACGATCATTCCGGAAGATTTAGCTGCGAGTTTCCAAGCGAGCGTCGTCGAGGTACTCGTGACGAAGGCGGTCCGTGCCGTGAAGGATAAAGGGGGACGTCAATTACTGCTTGCTGGTGGCGTCGCTGCCAACAAAGGATTACGCCAAGGTCTCGAAGCAGCGTGTGCGAAGGAAGGAATCGATCTCGTCATTCCGCCGATGCACCTGTGTGGAGATAATGCGGCGATGATTGGAGCGGCTGCGATTCATCCATATCGCGCGTTACGCTATTCGACACTTGCCATGAACGCAGAACCTGGGCTAGATTTAAAGTAA
- the rimI gene encoding ribosomal protein S18-alanine N-acetyltransferase — MSKGIRRMTVQDAAGVHAVELESFATPWTLDAFEAEMTQNPNAYYVVADQDGIVGFAGLWHIADEGHITNIAVKQSHRGQGLGEDLLTALIAVGRALSLRAMTLEVRVSNTPARTLYEKLGFQYVGVRKRYYQDNNEDAAIYWLELEGEDL, encoded by the coding sequence ATGAGTAAGGGCATTCGTCGGATGACCGTACAGGACGCTGCAGGTGTTCATGCGGTCGAACTCGAATCGTTTGCGACACCGTGGACGCTAGATGCCTTCGAAGCGGAAATGACACAAAATCCGAATGCCTATTATGTCGTTGCCGATCAAGATGGTATCGTCGGGTTTGCTGGTCTGTGGCATATCGCGGATGAAGGACATATTACGAATATTGCCGTCAAGCAGTCGCACCGCGGACAAGGACTTGGGGAAGATCTGCTAACGGCATTGATCGCCGTCGGTCGTGCGCTTAGTTTGCGGGCGATGACACTCGAAGTACGTGTCTCGAACACACCAGCGCGGACTTTATATGAAAAACTCGGATTTCAGTATGTTGGTGTCCGAAAACGATATTATCAAGATAACAATGAAGATGCTGCCATCTACTGGCTGGAGCTGGAGGGAGAAGACCTATGA
- the tsaB gene encoding tRNA (adenosine(37)-N6)-threonylcarbamoyltransferase complex dimerization subunit type 1 TsaB — protein sequence MKIVAIDTSTKQLSVALSDGKQIVAEASYVTSLNHATKLMPLLERLMVEAKWTPAQLTRVVVADGPGSYTGLRIGATTAKTLAYTLGIELVAISTLELMAASTGHTGRVAAIQDARRGAGFVGVYEAGERIAEEQHVEIASFVKTLPPDTLVTGDVDAFEEILQPFEKAAPAFRTPRAGVLALLGATRQTVEAHAFEPRYLRLAEAEAKWIEAQRHE from the coding sequence ATGAAAATCGTAGCTATTGATACATCGACGAAACAATTATCGGTCGCTCTTTCAGACGGGAAACAGATTGTAGCAGAAGCTTCTTATGTCACGTCTTTGAATCATGCGACGAAACTCATGCCGTTGCTTGAGCGCTTGATGGTGGAAGCAAAATGGACACCGGCTCAACTGACACGTGTCGTCGTTGCTGACGGTCCTGGTTCTTATACCGGATTACGGATTGGAGCGACGACAGCGAAGACGCTCGCCTATACACTGGGCATCGAGCTCGTTGCCATCTCGACACTTGAACTGATGGCAGCTTCGACAGGTCATACGGGACGCGTCGCAGCGATTCAAGATGCGCGGCGTGGAGCAGGGTTTGTCGGAGTATACGAAGCTGGAGAACGAATCGCTGAAGAACAGCATGTCGAGATCGCTTCTTTTGTGAAGACGTTACCGCCAGATACGCTCGTCACAGGAGACGTCGATGCGTTCGAAGAGATTCTTCAGCCATTTGAAAAGGCGGCTCCTGCTTTCCGGACGCCACGTGCCGGCGTACTCGCTTTACTCGGTGCAACACGCCAGACGGTCGAAGCGCATGCGTTCGAACCACGTTACCTGCGTCTAGCTGAAGCAGAGGCGAAATGGATCGAGGCACAGCGTCATGAGTAA
- the tsaE gene encoding tRNA (adenosine(37)-N6)-threonylcarbamoyltransferase complex ATPase subunit type 1 TsaE — protein MIELKMNSLEETTALALELGRRAEAGMVITLDGDLGAGKTTFTQSFAKGLGVTRHVNSPTFTIMKVYTGRLPLYHMDVYRLEGSGDDIGLEEYLNGEGVAVVEWSELIADSLPPERLAITITRTGDDSRRFELTPIGERYITLCEGLKS, from the coding sequence ATGATAGAACTGAAAATGAACAGCTTGGAAGAAACGACTGCCTTGGCCCTTGAACTCGGACGACGTGCAGAAGCAGGGATGGTCATTACGCTTGATGGGGATTTAGGTGCTGGGAAAACGACCTTTACGCAAAGCTTTGCGAAAGGGTTAGGTGTGACGCGCCACGTCAACAGCCCTACCTTTACGATCATGAAAGTCTATACGGGACGTCTTCCTCTTTATCATATGGATGTTTATCGCCTGGAAGGTTCCGGTGATGATATCGGACTTGAAGAATATTTGAACGGTGAAGGCGTCGCCGTCGTCGAGTGGTCTGAATTGATCGCGGACAGCCTCCCACCTGAACGGTTGGCAATCACGATCACGCGAACGGGTGACGATAGTCGTCGTTTTGAGCTGACGCCGATCGGAGAACGATACATTACATTATGTGAGGGATTGAAATCATGA
- a CDS encoding NUDIX hydrolase: protein MGYLLDLRKIVGNRPLISVGSTVLVINSQHELLFQYRSDKHSWGLPGGSMEPGETLEEVAMRELQEETGLQARSVQLLDVFSGPDYFFRYPNGDQTYSVIHLFQAKGISGTLQMTDGESLDLRYFPLNQLPTPLEARAAALLQQVTPRLLDTPSSF, encoded by the coding sequence ATGGGATACTTATTAGATTTACGAAAAATCGTAGGCAACCGACCGTTGATCAGCGTGGGTTCGACTGTACTCGTCATAAATTCACAACATGAACTGCTATTTCAATATCGTTCGGATAAACACAGTTGGGGACTTCCCGGTGGTTCGATGGAACCAGGTGAGACACTTGAAGAAGTCGCGATGCGTGAATTACAGGAAGAAACCGGACTTCAAGCACGCAGCGTTCAGCTGCTAGACGTCTTCTCGGGTCCTGATTACTTCTTCCGTTATCCAAATGGCGATCAAACCTATAGTGTGATCCATCTCTTTCAAGCAAAAGGAATATCGGGTACATTACAAATGACGGACGGAGAGAGTCTCGACTTACGGTATTTCCCGCTGAATCAATTGCCAACACCGCTTGAAGCGCGTGCTGCAGCGCTCTTACAGCAAGTTACGCCTCGTCTTCTTGACACACCTTCTTCTTTTTAA
- a CDS encoding SprT family protein: MTNEQLQRYVEQLSLDVFSLPFRHEAYFNPRLKTTGGRYFLGDHHLDFNKRYIDDMKVFRGIVIHELCHYHLHLAGMGHRHQDQDFKEWLERYGGLRYSPRRQEDEKKSYLYECEKCSTLYRRKRRMNTERYRCGRCRGKIFYKSS; encoded by the coding sequence ATGACGAATGAACAATTACAACGATACGTCGAGCAACTTTCGCTCGACGTATTTTCCTTACCGTTTCGACATGAAGCTTATTTTAATCCACGACTGAAGACGACAGGTGGTCGCTACTTCTTAGGCGATCATCATTTAGACTTCAATAAACGATATATCGATGACATGAAAGTCTTCCGCGGAATCGTGATTCATGAACTGTGTCACTATCATTTACATCTAGCAGGAATGGGACACCGTCATCAAGATCAAGACTTCAAGGAATGGTTAGAGCGCTATGGTGGGCTTCGATACAGTCCCAGAAGACAAGAAGACGAAAAAAAATCCTATCTTTATGAATGTGAGAAATGCAGCACATTATATAGAAGGAAAAGACGTATGAATACGGAAAGGTATCGATGTGGTCGATGTCGTGGAAAGATTTTTTACAAAAGTAGTTGA
- a CDS encoding Tex family protein translates to MEKRIASELNVRPAQVKAVLQLTEEGGTIPFIARYRKEQTGELDEVAIKAILDRHKQLTQLESRRSDVLEKIEEQGVLTPELRRTLEEATTLQQVEDIYLPFRPKRRTKAEIAREAGLAPLADWLRDKSAYDEATFHRLSNGLDSEEALTGAQSIIAEEWGEQATVREFIRKQMRRSAEIVTKQKKDAVDEKGVFAQYYAYSERIQQIVPHRILAINRAEALKIVSVKVVLEEQQVLPTLLRSYAQLAPKKRDIVEAAITTGYKKSVFPAIEREIRNELTEKAELQAIDVFGKNLRQLYMQPPMKGKVMLGLDPAYRTGCKWAVIDPTGEMKEVGVIYVTMSEQKAKEAHQTLSQLVDTYGIELIAIGNGTASRETEAFVADWMQGQKDIAFTIVDEAGASIYSASEIARTEFPELQVEQRSAISIARRLQDPLAELVKVDPQSVGVGQYQHDVSQTKLKETLDFVVETVVNQVGVDVNTASEPLLSYVAGITKATAKKIVERRSELGTFKTRQELLKVPRLGAKAYEQAAGFLRILEGTHPLDRTPIHPEQYKTVEKLFKTLGLTLDQVGTDALREQLSTLSLPEMAQTLEIGEPTLRDIIEALQRPGRDPREALDKPLLRQDVLSMDMIQVGMEFQGTVRNVLDFGAFVDIGVKENGLIHISKLSRKRVKHPLDVVAVGDIVTVWVTNVEPERGRIGLTLVPPK, encoded by the coding sequence ATGGAAAAGAGAATCGCAAGTGAATTGAATGTACGTCCTGCGCAAGTGAAAGCAGTCTTACAATTGACGGAAGAAGGCGGTACGATTCCGTTCATCGCCCGCTACCGGAAAGAACAGACAGGTGAACTCGATGAGGTCGCGATCAAAGCGATTCTCGATCGACATAAACAATTAACGCAACTTGAAAGCAGGCGAAGCGACGTCCTTGAAAAGATTGAGGAACAAGGTGTACTAACGCCGGAACTCCGTCGAACGCTTGAAGAAGCGACGACGTTACAACAAGTGGAAGATATCTACTTACCGTTTCGACCAAAACGTCGGACGAAGGCGGAAATTGCACGGGAAGCGGGGCTTGCGCCACTTGCTGACTGGTTACGCGACAAGTCTGCTTATGATGAAGCGACATTCCATCGCTTGAGCAATGGGCTGGATTCGGAAGAAGCGCTGACTGGGGCACAATCGATCATTGCCGAGGAGTGGGGCGAACAAGCGACGGTGCGTGAGTTCATTCGTAAGCAAATGCGCCGTTCAGCAGAAATCGTCACGAAACAAAAAAAGGATGCAGTCGATGAAAAAGGCGTCTTTGCACAGTATTATGCCTACAGTGAGCGGATCCAACAGATCGTTCCGCACCGGATTCTTGCGATCAACCGTGCGGAAGCATTGAAAATCGTCTCTGTGAAAGTCGTGTTAGAGGAACAACAGGTTTTACCGACATTGCTTCGTTCCTACGCACAACTGGCGCCAAAGAAACGTGATATCGTCGAAGCAGCAATCACGACGGGCTATAAAAAATCCGTCTTTCCTGCCATCGAACGAGAAATTCGAAATGAACTGACGGAAAAGGCAGAGCTCCAAGCGATTGACGTCTTTGGTAAGAATCTCCGTCAACTCTACATGCAACCACCGATGAAAGGGAAAGTCATGTTGGGTCTTGATCCGGCTTACCGGACAGGATGTAAGTGGGCAGTCATCGATCCGACAGGTGAAATGAAGGAAGTCGGCGTCATCTACGTGACGATGTCAGAACAAAAAGCAAAAGAAGCACACCAAACTCTTTCGCAGCTCGTCGATACATATGGAATCGAGTTGATTGCGATTGGCAATGGTACAGCTTCACGGGAAACAGAAGCATTCGTTGCGGACTGGATGCAGGGGCAAAAAGATATCGCCTTTACGATCGTCGACGAGGCAGGGGCAAGTATTTATTCTGCTTCAGAGATTGCCCGGACGGAGTTTCCAGAGCTTCAAGTCGAACAACGATCGGCAATTTCGATTGCGCGTCGCCTGCAGGACCCACTGGCTGAACTCGTCAAAGTCGACCCGCAGTCTGTCGGAGTCGGTCAATATCAACATGATGTCTCGCAAACGAAACTGAAGGAGACGCTTGATTTCGTCGTCGAGACGGTCGTCAACCAAGTCGGAGTTGATGTTAATACAGCGTCAGAACCGCTTTTGAGTTATGTCGCAGGAATCACGAAGGCGACAGCGAAAAAAATCGTCGAACGTCGCTCGGAACTTGGGACGTTCAAAACGCGTCAGGAATTATTGAAAGTTCCTCGTCTTGGTGCAAAGGCATATGAGCAGGCTGCAGGATTCTTGCGAATTCTAGAAGGTACGCATCCGCTCGACCGGACGCCGATTCATCCAGAGCAGTACAAAACAGTCGAGAAGTTGTTCAAGACATTAGGCTTAACACTTGATCAAGTTGGAACGGATGCGTTGCGGGAACAATTGTCTACATTGTCATTACCGGAGATGGCACAGACGCTCGAGATCGGAGAACCAACACTACGTGATATCATCGAAGCGTTACAACGTCCGGGTCGTGATCCACGGGAAGCGCTCGATAAACCGTTGCTTCGCCAAGATGTTCTATCGATGGATATGATCCAAGTCGGGATGGAGTTCCAAGGGACGGTCCGGAATGTTCTTGATTTTGGTGCGTTCGTTGATATCGGAGTGAAAGAGAATGGCTTGATTCATATCTCGAAACTTAGTCGTAAGCGTGTCAAACATCCACTTGATGTCGTCGCTGTCGGGGATATCGTGACGGTATGGGTGACAAATGTTGAACCAGAGCGGGGACGGATTGGTTTGACACTGGTTCCGCCGAAATGA
- the sigB gene encoding RNA polymerase sigma factor SigB, with amino-acid sequence MPAKSQQRHHSDDEVLRLIDLYQQDDQDEEVHAALLKRYSDLVEALARKFSRGRPIHDDLVQVGMIGLLAALRRFDKEFGRSFESFAVPTIIGEIKRFIRDKTWSVHVPRRIKELGPKIKKAVEELTTELQRSPRIDEIAARLEVSEEEVLETLEMGKSYQALSVDSSIEADQEGSTVTLLDLVGNQENGYDSVDQRLILEKAFAVLTDRERSILECAYYRNMSQKETGELLGISQMHVSRLQRRALQKLREAIKVEPNEVFSKD; translated from the coding sequence GTGCCAGCAAAGTCTCAACAACGCCATCACAGTGATGATGAAGTACTTCGACTGATTGATTTGTATCAGCAGGACGACCAAGATGAGGAAGTGCATGCGGCATTACTCAAGCGTTATTCAGACTTGGTAGAAGCTTTGGCCCGGAAGTTCTCGCGTGGTCGACCGATTCATGACGATCTCGTTCAGGTCGGCATGATTGGGTTGCTTGCAGCGCTTCGTCGCTTCGATAAGGAATTCGGTCGCAGTTTTGAATCGTTTGCTGTTCCGACGATCATCGGTGAAATCAAACGTTTCATCCGCGATAAGACATGGAGCGTTCACGTTCCACGTCGCATCAAGGAACTCGGACCGAAAATCAAGAAGGCAGTCGAGGAGTTGACGACGGAGTTGCAACGCTCTCCGCGCATCGATGAGATTGCAGCGCGTCTTGAAGTATCGGAAGAGGAAGTCCTCGAAACACTTGAGATGGGTAAAAGCTATCAAGCGTTATCCGTTGATAGCTCGATTGAGGCAGATCAGGAAGGTAGTACCGTTACCTTACTCGATCTCGTCGGGAATCAAGAAAACGGCTACGACTCCGTCGATCAGCGTCTGATTCTTGAGAAGGCATTTGCTGTCTTAACGGATCGCGAACGTTCGATTCTCGAATGTGCCTACTACCGCAATATGAGTCAAAAAGAAACGGGTGAACTACTCGGCATTTCACAAATGCACGTTTCCCGTCTCCAACGACGCGCTTTACAGAAGTTACGTGAAGCAATCAAAGTCGAACCAAATGAAGTATTCTCAAAAGACTGA
- the rsbW gene encoding anti-sigma B factor RsbW produces the protein MKNEQLNMTLPAKPEYVAIARLTVSGVANRMGYTYDDIEDIKIAVSEACANAVQHAYEGKEDGSIALTCNVYPDDRLEIVVKDNGITFDKDEVKRQSEPITDAHDLDSLHEGGLGILMIEALMDQVTIEKANGVTVHMTKYMNRDEVGQSASKVSTTPSQ, from the coding sequence ATGAAGAACGAACAACTAAACATGACATTACCGGCAAAACCGGAATATGTAGCCATTGCCCGTTTGACGGTTTCAGGCGTCGCGAACCGGATGGGATACACGTATGATGACATCGAAGATATCAAGATCGCTGTCTCAGAAGCGTGTGCGAACGCTGTTCAACATGCGTACGAAGGAAAAGAAGATGGTAGCATCGCCTTGACATGTAACGTCTATCCGGATGATCGTCTTGAGATTGTCGTCAAGGATAACGGCATTACGTTCGATAAAGATGAGGTCAAACGCCAAAGTGAACCGATTACGGATGCACACGATCTCGATTCCTTGCATGAAGGAGGACTCGGTATCTTGATGATCGAAGCATTGATGGATCAAGTAACGATCGAGAAAGCGAACGGCGTCACTGTCCATATGACAAAATATATGAATAGAGATGAGGTGGGTCAAAGTGCCAGCAAAGTCTCAACAACGCCATCACAGTGA
- a CDS encoding STAS domain-containing protein: MDLTIKTEQLDGQTHLYIAGEIDTYTAPKLRQELVPAVETNDVVVHLDEVHYMDSTGLGVFVGALKAAKKNGTSFTLVGVSERIRRLFEITGLSSIITIDSGVRGGTQ, encoded by the coding sequence ATGGATTTAACAATTAAAACAGAGCAGCTTGACGGTCAGACGCATCTTTATATCGCAGGTGAGATTGATACGTATACAGCACCAAAGCTTCGTCAAGAACTAGTCCCGGCAGTTGAAACAAACGATGTCGTCGTCCACTTGGATGAAGTCCACTACATGGATTCGACAGGTCTCGGCGTATTCGTCGGAGCGCTCAAAGCAGCGAAAAAGAACGGTACATCGTTCACGCTCGTCGGCGTTTCTGAACGCATCCGTCGTCTATTCGAAATCACAGGTCTTTCAAGCATCATTACAATCGATAGTGGTGTAAGAGGTGGAACGCAATGA
- a CDS encoding type II toxin-antitoxin system PemK/MazF family toxin, whose translation MIVKRGDVFYANLSPVVGSEQGGVRPVLVLQNDIGNRFSPTVIVAAITAQIDKAKLPTHVEVYRERHGLERDSVILLEQIRTIDKRRLTDKVTHLDPDTMMKVNSAVAISLGLVDF comes from the coding sequence TTGATAGTCAAACGTGGCGACGTGTTTTATGCAAATTTGTCACCTGTGGTCGGATCGGAACAAGGGGGAGTTCGTCCCGTGCTTGTTCTACAAAATGATATTGGTAACCGATTCAGCCCGACAGTCATCGTGGCTGCGATCACGGCACAGATCGACAAAGCCAAACTACCGACCCATGTGGAAGTATATCGAGAGCGACACGGATTAGAACGTGATTCGGTCATCTTACTTGAGCAAATCCGGACAATTGATAAACGCCGTCTAACGGATAAAGTCACACATCTAGATCCAGACACGATGATGAAGGTAAATAGTGCCGTCGCAATCAGCTTAGGCTTGGTTGATTTTTAG
- the alr gene encoding alanine racemase, translated as MYRPTWIEIDREAIAHNIREIKTRMGEQQVMAVVKADGYGHGAVTVAEIALENGADLLAVALLEEAIELREAGIQAPILMLEALLPEHAPVASNYDVAVPVFSADWLQEAKRHLTEIDHLRLHIKIDTGMGRLGLQHVDELKRILVECDDDLVELEGIYTHFATADELNSRLFERQLETFLSYVALVPDIRYVHCANSAAAIRLAGQAPFNVVRVGIALYGAMPSEEMAGHYEFLKPAFSLKSRLMQVKQVEPGQTISYGATYTAPTDEWIGTVPIGYADGWSRKFQGYSLIVDGLPCEIVGRVCMDRLMIRLPREYPIGTEVILIGEGAPIEEAAHWLGTINYEVLCQFSKRVPRQ; from the coding sequence ATGTACCGACCAACTTGGATTGAAATCGATCGGGAAGCGATCGCACATAATATACGCGAAATCAAAACACGGATGGGCGAGCAACAGGTGATGGCAGTCGTCAAAGCGGACGGCTATGGTCACGGGGCAGTGACAGTCGCTGAGATCGCTCTTGAGAACGGAGCCGACTTACTCGCTGTCGCACTCCTTGAAGAAGCGATTGAGTTACGCGAAGCGGGCATCCAAGCACCGATTCTGATGCTTGAAGCCTTACTACCAGAACATGCACCAGTCGCTTCGAATTATGATGTCGCCGTTCCTGTCTTTTCAGCCGATTGGCTTCAGGAAGCGAAACGTCATTTGACGGAAATCGATCATCTCCGCTTGCATATCAAGATCGATACGGGAATGGGACGACTCGGACTGCAACATGTCGATGAGTTGAAGCGAATTCTTGTTGAGTGTGATGATGATCTCGTCGAGCTCGAAGGCATCTATACGCATTTCGCGACTGCTGACGAGCTGAACAGTCGGTTGTTCGAACGCCAGCTCGAGACGTTTTTATCGTATGTCGCACTAGTACCGGATATCCGTTACGTCCACTGTGCCAATTCGGCGGCAGCGATTCGCTTAGCAGGTCAAGCACCGTTTAACGTCGTTCGAGTCGGTATTGCATTATATGGAGCGATGCCGTCGGAAGAGATGGCAGGTCACTATGAATTTCTAAAACCAGCATTTTCACTGAAAAGTCGTCTGATGCAGGTCAAACAAGTCGAGCCGGGTCAAACGATCAGTTACGGAGCGACTTATACCGCGCCGACGGATGAATGGATCGGTACCGTTCCGATCGGTTACGCGGATGGCTGGTCACGCAAGTTCCAAGGCTATTCGTTGATCGTAGACGGTCTACCGTGTGAAATCGTCGGTCGTGTCTGCATGGATCGGCTCATGATTCGTTTACCGCGGGAATATCCGATTGGAACGGAAGTCATCCTGATTGGAGAAGGGGCACCGATCGAGGAAGCAGCCCATTGGCTCGGAACGATCAACTATGAAGTTCTCTGTCAATTCTCGAAGCGTGTTCCGCGTCAATGA
- the acpS gene encoding holo-ACP synthase: MIYGIGIDLVELHRIEQTLERQPRFAGRILTKAEQERFQSLSGHRRIEYLAGRFAAKEAFVKAFGTGIGKEVSWQDVEVLNDETGRPIMSGPFDGVIHVSITHSEHYASAQVLLEKREWDVPTNLD; encoded by the coding sequence ATGATTTATGGAATTGGAATCGATTTGGTCGAACTGCATCGAATCGAGCAAACGCTCGAGCGACAGCCACGTTTTGCTGGGAGAATCTTAACCAAGGCAGAGCAGGAACGATTTCAATCGCTCTCGGGACATCGTCGCATCGAGTATCTCGCTGGACGTTTCGCCGCAAAGGAAGCGTTCGTCAAAGCATTCGGAACTGGCATCGGAAAAGAAGTCTCTTGGCAAGACGTTGAAGTCTTAAACGATGAGACAGGGCGACCGATCATGAGTGGACCATTCGATGGCGTCATCCACGTTTCGATCACACATTCTGAGCATTATGCATCTGCGCAAGTCTTATTAGAGAAGAGGGAATGGGATGTACCGACCAACTTGGATTGA
- a CDS encoding rhomboid family intramembrane serine protease produces the protein MFSRTENLQTFTRSYPVVSLFILIQVALFVIEQLGPLLNLTFSPLNAGASINLLIEQGEWWRVVTATFLHYDFWHIAFNTFALVIFAPPLERMIGHGRFAAFYLLVGTLANILTYFTKINEPFYGQAGASGAILGLLGFYVYLSRFKRTVILADDTRLVYIFTAVTAVFTLLGSNVAVFGHLYGFVLGFLFGFVFGNRAVPFTRPFQTGRRSSGGPVFVSGSGQLGRIFFYIIIAFAVLGLFFRYL, from the coding sequence ATGTTTAGTCGAACGGAAAACCTACAAACGTTCACACGTTCTTATCCGGTCGTTTCGTTGTTCATTTTAATCCAAGTTGCCCTGTTTGTCATCGAACAGTTGGGCCCACTCCTTAATCTGACATTCTCTCCTCTAAATGCAGGGGCATCCATCAATCTCTTAATTGAACAAGGTGAATGGTGGCGTGTCGTCACAGCAACGTTCTTGCATTACGATTTTTGGCACATTGCGTTCAATACGTTTGCTCTCGTCATCTTCGCTCCACCACTTGAGCGGATGATCGGTCATGGTCGATTTGCAGCCTTTTACTTGCTCGTTGGTACGCTCGCGAACATCTTGACGTACTTCACGAAAATCAACGAACCGTTTTATGGTCAAGCTGGAGCATCGGGTGCCATTCTTGGTTTGCTTGGTTTTTATGTCTACTTGAGTCGATTCAAGCGGACGGTCATCCTAGCAGACGATACACGTCTTGTGTATATCTTTACTGCGGTCACGGCAGTCTTTACGTTGCTCGGATCGAACGTTGCTGTCTTTGGTCATTTGTACGGTTTCGTCCTCGGATTCCTCTTTGGATTCGTCTTTGGTAATCGTGCCGTCCCATTCACACGTCCGTTTCAAACCGGTCGTCGTTCGAGCGGTGGACCTGTCTTCGTAAGCGGTTCTGGTCAACTTGGTCGGATCTTCTTCTATATCATCATCGCATTTGCCGTACTCGGATTATTCTTCCGTTACTTGTAA
- a CDS encoding 4a-hydroxytetrahydrobiopterin dehydratase gives MARLNEYEVEERLERLQDWSIVDDEIVRTYTLPSFPAALDFVQEVGSIAENLNHHPRIVIDYKNVTLAATTHDENGLTEKDFQLAEACDAI, from the coding sequence ATGGCTAGGTTGAATGAGTATGAAGTGGAAGAGCGTCTTGAACGATTGCAGGATTGGAGTATCGTCGATGATGAAATCGTCCGAACGTATACACTTCCATCGTTTCCTGCGGCACTGGATTTCGTACAGGAAGTTGGGAGTATCGCCGAAAACTTGAATCATCATCCACGGATCGTGATTGACTATAAAAACGTCACACTTGCGGCGACGACTCATGATGAAAACGGATTGACGGAAAAAGACTTTCAACTTGCGGAGGCCTGTGATGCCATCTAA